Within Bremerella sp. JC817, the genomic segment TTCAATCGGTCGGCCGAACGCCTTCAGAATCCGCAGACCATCGGCGGGGAATTCCGGCGCATACAGCGGCGAAGTTCGCTCGAAATGTTCAGCTCGCTGAGAAGGAAGCCGTAGCGAACGTTGAACCGGAGACTTCCAGTTTTCGGACGAGGAAGTCGAGTCCTTCAGGGATTCGCGGTGCTGCGTCGCCCCGACCGGGTCGGGATTGGGCTGGGCCGGAGGCGTTGGGACAACAAGTTCTTCCAGGCAGCGCGGACACTTTTGTCGAGTACCCGCGGCAGAGGCTGAGATTGTCAGCTTCTGATGGCAATGCCGGCAGCGAAATCCAATTTTCATCCGCTTGCGAACCTTCGCTGTGACAGGTCAGGGATTGCCCTGATACCCCCTAGATAAGACGCTACTAGTTCGATCTGACCTTCTGTCAGGCGACTTCCTGACCTATCCACCCTGATTCGGTGGATGCCTTGCCTTTTATTTCGTTGGGGAATAATCGACCGGACGCAGGACCTGGCTTTCGACCTTGATCACGATTTTGCCATCCTTCGTCGACTTTTCCCATAATTGTTGCCACTCTTCGTCGGCTCGGAAACCGTCCCACGATTTCTTCATCGCGTCGGCATCTTTATGGGCGACCACATAAATCAACGTATTCGGCATATCGACCGGGACAAAATAAGCGATGTTGGTCATTCCCTGTTTCTCGAACAGTTTCAACTCGCCATCGCGGAAACGCTGGAGGAGGGCTGGCAGGCGACCTTCGGCGGTGGTGTACTTCCGCAGTTCGAACAGGCGCGGTTCTTCAGCCGACTCGAAATTCTGCGGCGAGAAGTCGGTCGCAGTCATATAGACCGCATCAGGACGTGCCGACAAGATCTTGCCATCCTTTTCCGATTCGGCGGCGACCTTCTGCCACTCGGCATCTTCGCGAAAGCCTTTCCAACTGGCCTGCGCGGCCTCTTTATCTTCGTGCGAGATGATGTAAACGAGCGTGTTGTCCGCCCCTTCGCCATCGACTGGAACCCAGTAAATCAGGTTCTTCATGCCATGCTTGGCAAACAGACCGACGGTGTGATCGCGGAAACGGGTATGCAGGTTCTCGAGCTTGCCTTCGTTAGTAACGTAGGTCCGCAGCTCGAAAAGTTGGTCTTCAGCAGAGACAGCAGTTACCGACATGGCAAACAGAAACAGGCAACTAAGCCCCAGCAAAGGCAGGCGAAAGCGCATCGTGCTATAGGTCCCGAGAAAAGGAGGAAGAAAGAGGTGGGTCCGAAGTCTTCATTCTAGTGAACTTGGAAAATAGTTTCGCGGGTATTTTTGCGAGATGGGGGAACTTTTTCCCCCAATCCCCACCCTAAGGCGAACGCCTCCTTTCAGGGGTACGTATCCAATCTGGGACGGTTCACCTATGCTTAACCATTGCCCAAGTGGATCAGATAGTCGCCGGCTGAGGGTGTTACACCACCAGCGGGAGGAAAGTCCGGGCTCCACAGGACAGGGTGGTCGATAACGTCGACCGGTCGTGAGATTAGGGAAAGTGCCGCAGAAAACATACCGCCTAAGTCCCCTCGGGGGCCGGTAAGGGTGAAAAGGTGCGGTAAGAGCGCACCAGCAGCCAGGGTGACCTGGTTGGCTTGGTAAACCCCACCCGGAGCAAGGCAAACAGGCGGAACGGGGTCTGGCAACAGACTACCACGGGCTCGTCCGGCCCGTCACTTCCGCCGGGTACGCTGCTTGAGACGCCGAGCAATCGTCGTCCTAGAGGAATGGCTATCCCCGCTTTTTGCGGGACAGAACCCGGCTTACCGATCCACTCGGGCTTCTTTTATGCGCCGATCGAAGCGTCGGTGTTCCCTCGAATCCGCCTCAAGCGGTCGGACAGAACTTCCCTTGCCAGGTATCGCGGCAAACCAGCTCGTCGTCGATCGCCCTCAGCACAGCCGACTTGTCGAGACACCAGCTTGGCCCCACGAAATAGTCAGGCGGGGCGTCGCCAATCGTTCGTTCGACCAGCACATTCGCCGGAATGCGCTCGAGGAAATCGACCAGCGTGTTGATGTAATCTTGCCGCTCCATCAACATCACTTCGCCTGAAGCAACCTGATCGGCCATCTTCGTGTTCTTGACGCAGTACAAGTTGTGGATCTTCACCGCATCGATGTTCAGCCGTGCAACTTCGGCGGCGGTCGCCATCATGTCTTCGTGCGTTTCTCCCGGTAAACCGAGGATAACGTGCAGACAGATCTCGAATCCCCGGCCTCGGCTCCGCTCGATGGCGTCGACGGTTGCATCGTGATGATGACCACGATTCATCCAGTCGAGCGAACGATCGTGAATCGTTTGCATGCCGTACTCGACCGTCAAATAGGTCCGCCCGGCAAACTCTTCCAGCAGGTCCATCACGTCAGGACCGACACAGTCTGGTCGGGTACCGATGCTCAGCCCGACCACCTTGTCGTGGTCGATGGCCTGATCGTAGAGAGGACGCAGACGATCGACGGCCGCATAGGTATTGGTCGCTGGCTGGAAGTAAGCAATGAAGCGTTCGACCTTATAGCGACGCTTCAATCGCATCATGCCGTTTTCCAACTGGTCCGTCACATCACGAATTGGCTCGCGACGACTCGGACTGAAGCTACGGTTGTCACAGAACGTACAGCCCCCCTTCGCGACCGTGCCATCCACGTTCGGGCAGGTGAACTTGGCATCGAGGCTTACCTTCTGGATTCGTTCGCCAAAACGCTGCCTCAGATACCAGCTATAGGCATAATATCGGAGCCCGGCTTCGCGCCATCCGTTGTCGACCGTCGCGGACAAATCAACCTCTACTGATGCGTGTTGACTGATGTTAAGGAATTGGTACAGTGGATCATGCCCTATTCTTATCGATATTAGGCTTATCATCTAGGCACTACGGAACGAGGCACTTGTAATGTCCCAGAAATTTGGGGAGCTGGTCCCCGTCGGCGGGGGAGATCCCATTCCTCTGCTTAAGAAGACACTTTTAGTGGGTCGTCGCGAAACCAATGATGTGGTTCTTCGCTTCGCCAACGTATCGAGCAACCACTGTCAGCTCTACGTGAAGCAGGGCTACTGGTTTGTCGAAGACCAGAACAGCCGCAACGGCACGAAAGTGAACGGCAAGCGCGTGACCGATACCGACAAGCGGATCGATCCCGGCAAGATCATTGCCATTGCCAAGCACGAATACGAACTGCATTATGACCCGATCGAATTGGGTGCGACCGGACCACCACCGTCTGAAACCGACATGACCGAAGAAATCCTCGGCAAGTCGCTGTTGGAACGGGCCGGCATCGGCAACGCGCGTCGTCGCTCCGAATAACGCAGTCGTCGATTCGATCAAATAAACTCGAAAGGCCACGGTCACATGCCGTGGCCTTTTTCGTGCCCCTGCGTTGTGGGGCGGAGGGTGTCTGGTTAAATTGCACTGCTTCAATCGAACCCACCAAACATGCCCTTGGAAGACGACAGCCAGCCATGGAAAACCTGACGCAAATTGCCCACAACGTTTACTTCACGCTGAAAGACAAGTCGCCAGAAGCCCAGCAGAAGTTGGTCGAAGCTTGTCACAAGTATCTTTCGGGTCACCCAGGCTGTGTCTTCTTTGCCGCCGGTGTGCTGACCGAAGAACTCGATCGCCCAGTCAACGATCGTGCGTTCCAGGTGGCGTTGCACGTCGTTTTCGATTCGCTCGAATCGCAAAACGCATATCAGGTTGCTGAACGCCACGTGCAGTTCATCGAAGAGAACAAAGAATCCTGGGAATCGGTTCGCGTCTTCGATTCGACCGTCGCCAGCTAACTCGGGCGATCGCCAACGTGGTCGACCTGGAACAATTACGATCCCGCAAAGGTGCCGTTCGACGGAGCGAAATCCCGTCGAACGTCGTCACGGCGCTCAACCGTGGCGAACTCGAAACGGTCAACCTGGTCGAGTTTCTAATCGTCGATCACATCAAACTCTTTCGCGCGGTCCGTTCTTCGCTGAATCTCGACGACCGCGCCGCCAAGCAAGTTGCCGCCACGCTCAAACGACTGGCGGACGAAGGGGTCATGCAGCGGCTCGTGCAAACTGGTATTGCCTTCCATGAAGCCTTGCCGGATGTCGATCAGAGGGAAGTGGTCTATCAACAGTTAGCTGGCCACACCAGCGACACGCTGCGGAACTGGGCCGCTTACATGGATGCGGCTGATGCGGGGATGACCTTCAGCCAGCGGCTGAAGCGAGTCCGCCCGTTCGCTCTCGACCCGAACATGGGCGTTCGCGAGATCGCCTGGATGTGCGTCCGCTTGCCAGCCGCGAAAGAGATCGTCACGCAGATCGAAAAGCTGGTTCCCTGGGCGAAGCAAAAACATCATTACGCCCGACGCTTTGCAATTGAGCTCTCGCGACCATGCGGCGTATGGACGAAGCACATTACCGAGCTGAAGCAGCGTCCGGAAGTCGCGGAAACATTGCTCGAGACCTGTTGCACCGACGAATCGAAATACGTGCAAGACTCGGTCGCGAACTGGCTGAACGATGCCAGTAAGACGCGTCCCGACTTCGTTCAATCGATTTGCGATCGCTGGCTGGCCGAATATGATTCTCCCCATACGCAGCGAATCGCTCATCGTGCTTTGCGTACGCTTCGCAAGAAAAGCGGCGGCAAGTGACGCCTGGCCCGGCATCCATCCGCGCATGAAAAAGGCCCCGGCAATCGATGCCGAGGCCTCTTTTTGTTGGCAGGATCCGTTTCGCTTAGAACGTAACGTCCAGCTTTGGATTGGCTTCCTTCAGCTTTTCGACGCCGTCTTCGTAGATCTGCGTGAAGTTCAGCGTCAGCTTCTTCAGGTTGGTCAGCGTCAACAGAACCGGAATCGATTCGTCGCTGATGCTGCTGTTTTCTTTCAGCGAGAGGATTTGCAGGCTGGTCATCCCTTCAAGGTACTTCACCCCTTCATCCGAGAGGGCACAGTTCTGCAGGTCGAGTTCCTTCAAGTTTTTCAGGTTCTTGATTGGCTCGAGCCCGGCGTCGGTGATGAACGTGTTCCAGAGGTTCAGCGATTCGAGGCTCTCGAAGGTCGAAACCGTGGCGACCCCTTCATCGACGAACGAGGTTTCGCTGACGTCCAGATCCTTCAGCTTCTTCATGTTCTTCAAGGCATCCATCTTCAAGCCACGGATCTTGGCCGACTGACGCAGCTTCAGGTCGACCATTTCGGTCATGCCGCTCAGGTACTGCAGGCCATCGTCGCTCACCTTGGTACGGAACAAGTGTAGCTTCTTCAGCTTGGTGCAATCTTTGATATGGGCCAGACCTTCGTCGGTGCATGGCACTTCGTTCAGTTCCAGCGTTTCCAGATTCTTCATCCCGGTCAGGTACGACATACCCTTGTCGGTAATCTTCTTGTCACGCAGATTCAGAAAACGCATCTTGGTCAGGTCGGCGATGTACGACAAACCTTCGTCGCTAATCAGCGTGCCTTCGGTTCGCAGCACTTCCATGTTCTTCATTTTGCCAACCGACTTCATCCCTTCGTCGTCGATATTGCAGTAGCGAATATCGAGATAACGGGTCTTCGGGAAGGTGGCGATGGTGGCCATCGACTTGTTCGAGATGTTCGTACGACGCAGACCGAATGCACCGAGGTTCTTGGACGCCTTCAGGTTCTCGATACCGGTGTCGGTGATGACGGTGTTCTCGAACGAAACGTCACGCAGTTCGGTCAGTCCCTTCAGGTACTCGGTTACCTGGTCGGTCACTTCCGCCCCATAGAACTTGACCACCTGAAGCTGCTTCAGCTTCGAGACAGGTTCGAAGACCTTGTCGTCTTCAATCAGAACCTTCGAGAGGTCGGCACGAATGACGTTGCCATTGGCATCTTTGGTCAGTTCTCCACCCAGCTTTTCCAGGGCCGCGACCGCTTCCGCATCGTCCGCTTCTGGTTTCGCAGCCGAGGCATTGCCACCTTTACCCTCGGGGGAGTCGGTAGGGGTACTGGAGGGGCAGCCGACAAACAAGGGAAGTGCGAGCAGAACAAGTCCGAGAGTCCAGAGACGGGTCATGGAGAACGATTTCCTAAAGGGGACAATTTAGCGAGGCTAGGGGGAAATTTTCAAACAGTTTAGGCTACAGCACATCCCAAAACTTCGCAACCAACGATTAAAGGCCCGCAGCGTTTGACGCCCGGGCCTTTGCGTTATTCTCGGAGTTATCCAAGGGGTCGGCTTATTTATGCACGTCGTGGCAAGCCTTGCAGTTGGCAGCCTTCTTCAGCTTATCTCCAGCCCCTTCTTTACCATCAATGGTGGCTTTCGCGGCGTCGATCAGAGCGGTGGTCTTTTCCTTCCAGCTCTCTTCGCTGCCTTTGTGCGGTGGATTCTTGGCCAGCGATTCCAACATTTCCATCGCCAACTTCTTTTCTTCGTCGTCGGCTTCGCCCTTGGCAACCTTAGCGATCAGGCCCCCTTTGAAGCCCTTCTTCATGATCTCTTCGGTGCTAAACTTGGAATCTTCCCCTTTATCAGCCATCGCAATGTTGCCAAGCAACACGACAGCCAGTAGCCCGGTCGCAACGAGCAAACCTTTCTTCATCACAATATCTCCAGCAGAGGCAGGTCAAACAGGAAGCCGCAAAATCGAATGACTTTGCACAACTCGCCTCATCGTACAGTTCTCCCTAACCAATTTCCTTAGGCAATGCTCCAAAATTGCCCAGATCCCCCTGATTGAGACATCCTCTCAATAATTTGTTGCCTGCCACTTTCAGGAACGTGACATAGGCTAGAAAAACGGGCTCCAACACCACCAGATTTGATGCCGAAAACGATCGACCAATGTTCAACTATTACGAATACTGGAGCGGGAAAGATCCGAGACGCCAGGTCGGCAGTATCGACGTCAACACGCAGTACATCGCTCAGCGGTCATGGGGCGTGATCCTGGTGAAAGCTTTCGCGGCGGTGATCGTCGCTGGCTTTCTCTTCTGGTTGCTATTTCACTTTCTCCCGCTCGTCGGCTGGCAACGCATTGCGGTCGCTGCCGGCGGTGTATTGATCTATACCGGGCTCGCCTTCTTCGTGGTCCCTCGTCCCAATACCGACAACATGGGTTGGTGCGGGGGCATGATCAACAATCCGTTCACTTACACCGACGACTGCAACCAGTGGCTGTTCTGTTTCTATGCGGTCCTGGGGCCTGGTCGTTTGATCTCGGGAGCATTACTGGACGTGGCCTGTGAATTGGGTTTCGCTCAAAGCGACACGATGCCAGAACCAGACACGTCGTTCGTCGATTACTATCGGACCGAGAATCAATATTCGAATGATTCTGTTTCCACCTTCGATGGTTACGAATCCTCGGAACATTCGAAGCCCCGATTCATATTGAACGACGACGAGTAGTCTCACGCCGCTAGCCCAAGCGACTTCGATTGCTTGACACTGTCATAGTGAGCCTCGATATTGGGGGCGAACCCATTTTGCAGCGGCTGCCTGCCCCGCAATATCGCCCCACTCTCGCTGATAGAAATCGGAGTTCGCGTGCAATCGTTCACATACCATGCGCCTCGAACTATTCCCGAGGCGGTCGCACTGCTTACCGAGTCGGATGGAAAGTCGGTCTTGCTGGCCGGCGGCACCGATATCTTGGTGCAGCTTCGCGAAAACCTGCGTCATGCCGACCACGTCATCGACATCAAGCAGATCCAGGATCTCACTCGCCTGGATGGCAATGCGAAACAAGGGATGTATCTGGGCTCGGCCGTGACCTGTTCGCAGCTTCTGCGAAGCAAGATCACCCAGCCGTATGCCGCACTGCGTGACTCAGCCCAGATCATCGGTGGCTGGCAAATTCAATCGCGAGCGACCATCGGCGGTAACCTCTGCAATTCGTCGCCGGCGGCCGACTCGATTCCCTCGCTGATGGTTCATCGTGCGGTCGCGGAAGTGATCAACGAAGATGGCCACCAGAACATACCGGTCAGCCATTTCTGCACCGGCCCCGGGAAGAATGCCCTGGCAGGAAATGGTTTGCTGCTGGGGCTCGCGATTCCCGAAGTCGGCACGATCAGTGGATCGGCCTACCAGCGTTTTATTCCTCGGTATGAAATGGATATCGCCGTTGCCAGTGCGGCTTCGTACGTCGAACTGCTGGAAGATGGTACGGTCGCCACCGCGACCATCGCCCTGGGCGCCGTTGGCCCCACGCCCTTTTTGGCCAGTGATGCTGCCGACATGCTTGTCGGTGAAACGCCGGAAGAAGCGTTGATCGAAAAAGTCGCCCAAGAGGCCGCCAATATTGCCACGCCGATCACTGACATGCGTGGCACGATCGAGTTTCGCAAACACCTCGCCTCGGTGTTGGTGAAACGAACTTTGCAAACGGCAATCCGCCGCGCCACTGGCGAAGTGGTTGTCTCTCATCCGCACGTTTAACGAGCCGAAAGTGAACTCGATGCCAGGCAACACCCCAGCAAAAGTGGCGGTCTCGACCACGATCAACGGACAATCGCACGAATTCCTTTGTCAGCCACGACAAAGCTTGTTGGAGGTTTTACGCGACACGCTACAACTGACCGGAGCGAAAGAGGGCTGCAACAACGGCAATTGCGGAGCATGCACCGTCTTAATGGATGGCGAGCCGGTCAACAGTTGCCTTGTGTTGGCGGTCGAAGTCGAAGGCAAGCAGCTGACGACCGTCGAAGGCCTGGCCAACAAAGGTGTGCTGCATCCTTTGCAGCAATGCTTCCTCGAAGGTGCGGCCCTGCAATGCGGGATCTGCACGCCCGGCTTCCTGGTAGCCGCGAAGGCGCTGCTCGATAAGAAGCCCAACCCGACCGAAGAAGAGATTCGCTTTTCGCTGGCAGGCAACCTTTGCCGCTGCACTGGATACGACAAAATCGTTCGGGCCGTGCAAGCTGCCGCCGACCAGCTTCAAGCGGCAGAGGCTCCCCTCCCCTCTTCCGCCAATCAGCAACAAGCCCAGCAACAGCAATAGGAAACCAAGCGATGCAAGGATCACCCATTTCCTACAGCGATAAGAAGTATCAGGTTCTGGGCACGCGACCGATCCGTCACGACGGAAACGATAAAGTCACCGGCCGAGCGATCTACACCAACGACGTCCACTTCCCCGACATGGTGCATGGCAAGATTTTGCGCAGCCCAGTCGCTCATGCCCGGATCAAGTCGATCGATACTTCCGCGGCGGAAGCCCTCGACGGCGTCGTGGCCGTCGTCACGGTCAAAGATTGGCCTGACCTGAAAGACAAGATGGCCGACCTGGGGGAAGGTGCCGTGAACCTTGCCGAACTGGGTGCCAACTGCATGGCCCACGACAAAGTGCTGTACAAAGGGCACGCCGTCGCTGCCGTAGCGGCCCGCAATGTTCACGTCGCGGAAGAAGCGTTGGCTTTGATTCGCGTCGAATACGAAGAACTGCCGTCGGTGCTCTGGGTGCAAGATGCGATGCACGAGAACGCTCCGATTCTGCATCCCAATCTTCGCACCGATCACATGGGCAAGCCGGGCGATCACCCCACGAACATCGCCAAGCATCTCCACTTCGAGACCGGCGATGTCGACGCGGCGTTTGAATCGGCCGATGTCGTCGTTGAACGCGAGTTCAAAACGGCGACCGTACACCAAGGCTACATCGAGCCTCACAATTCGGTCGCCCTTTGGAACGAAGATGGCAAGCTGAAGATTTGGACCGCGACTCAGGGTTCGTTCACCTGTCGTCATCAGGTCGCTGAACTGCTGCAGATTCCGATTTCCAACGTGACGGTCACGCCATGCGAGATCGGCGGCGGATTCGGCGGCAAGATCGCGGTCTATTTGGAACCAGTCGCGGCCCTGCTCAGCCGCAAGAGTGGCCGCCCGGTGAAGATGGTCATGCAGCGTGACGAAGTCTTCGAGGCAACCGGCCCGACGCCTGGCTCGTACGTGAAGGTGAAGCTCGGAGCGACCCGCGACGGCAAGCTGATCGCCGGCGACGCGACGCTGGCCTACGATGCCGGTGCCTTCCCCGATGGCGTGATCGGTCCTGGCTGCATGTGTGTGTTCAGCTGCGTCGAACTTCCGAATGCCCGCGTGCATGGCTACGACGTTTGCTTGAACAAACCGAAAACGCAGGCCTATCGCGCACCTGGGGCGACTCAGGCCGCATTCGCGTTCGAGTCGGTCATGAACGAACTGGCCGAGTCGCTTGGGATCTGCCCGCTTGAGTTACGACTGAAGAACGCAGCGAAAGAAGGAACCCGTCGCGTCGACGGCCCAGTCTATCCTCGGGTCGGCCTGATGGAATGCCTCGAAGCTGCCAGGAACAGCCCTCACTGGAACACGCCGCTGGAAGGTCCGAATCAGGGACGTGGGATCGCGGAGGGGTTCTGGTTCAACATCGGCTTGAAGTCGTCGGTGACCGCCACGGTTAATCATGACGGCACGGTGAACCTGCTGGAAGGCTCGACCGACATCGGCGGGACGCGGACTTCGATCGCGATGCAATTGGCCGAAACGCTGGGTATCCCTGCCGAAGCCGTGCATCCGAAGGTGGTTGATACCGATAGCGTGGGCTACACCGATGTCACCGGCGGAAGCCGAACGACGTTTGCCACCGGACTGGCAGCGTATGAAGTTGGACTCGACCTGCGGAAGCAGCTTTGCCAACGCGCGGCGATGCTGTGGGAATGCGATCCGAGCGAAGTGACGTTCCACGAGGGCACCTTCGTCCATCAGGATAAGTCGCTGACGTTTCAGCAGTTGGCGGCTCAACTTCCAGAGACCGGCGAACCGGTCGTCGGCCGGGCCTCGATCTCCAAAGATGTTTCGACCAATGGCTTCGGCGTACATCTCTGCGACGTGGAAGTTGACCCTGAGACCGGTAAGGTTCGCGTGCTGCGGTACACGGCCATTCAAGATGCCGGCAAAGCGATTCACCCCAGCTACGTCGAAGGGCAACTGCAAGGGGGCGCGGTCCAGGGAATCGGCTGGGCTTTGAACGAAGAGTATTACTATCGCGACAACGCCACCATGGCGAACGCGTCGTTCCTCGACTATCGCATTCCGACCTGCTACGACTTGCCGATGATCGATACGATCATTGTCGAGGTTCCGAACCCAGACCATCCGTACGGGGTTCGTGGCGTGGGGGAAACGCCGATTGTCGCTCCCCCTGCCGCGGTTGCCGCCGCCATCTACGAAGCGACCAGCGTTCGCATGTTCGAGCTACCAATGTCGCCCCCTAAGCTTTGGAAGGCGATTTCCGAGAAGAACGCTTAGAGCTTCGGAATTTGAACCGGTGGTGGTGCCGGGCCATTGCCGACCGGACGAGGTCGATTGATACGGCGAGTATCGAAGAAGACCGGCTCCAACTTAACGCCGAAGCCACGTTTGATTTCCCACGTGGCTCGCGTCGCCCATGGCGTCCCCTCGTGTTCCTCGCGAATGTATTGCAATATTTCGCGTGAGAGGGAAATGTCGGCTTCGGTTTTCTCTGGGGCCGACAACTCGTCGGTCGTCGCCAATCGCCAACCGCGAAACTCCATATACGGAGGCATCTGCGGCGGAGCCGGTGGGTTCTCGGCAAACTTCGTCAGGTAAGCTCCGTACTCGAAGGCCCGGGCGCGGTAGGCCAACAGCTGGCCATACAACAGGTCGTAGTTCGCACTCCAGCGAAGGGACGTCGAGTCGTCTCTCAAATCACGATTCTTCTCCGCCACTTCGATCGCGCGGTCGAGGTACGTGATATAGGTGATCATCTTCGCCTGTTGCTGGCGAACTTGCTGGCGGAACATTCGCAGGTCAGGGCTGAACGACTGCTGAATCTCGATCACGTCCGCCACGCTCTCTTGATAGGGATTCAGATCGTAGATGATCTTGGTCACCAGCGTTTTGAGCGGATCTTTCTTCACCTCGCCAACTTGTTCCAGACGCGACCGCAAATCAGGGCGATACATGTCCATCGTCTTCGGTTCGTACCGACGATCGATGGCGTTGTTCACGTTCGATTCTTCCCCAGGCAGCATGAAGAAGATACCGCCGGTCTCTTTGGCCAGGCGAACCTGCTCGAACGGTCCGAATCCACTGGCCAAGGCGTCGGTTCGTTTACCGAAACCATCGGTTTGAAGTTGCTCGATGATGGCGGCCTCGGGACCGCGATCGACCGGTAGCAAGTGATCGGTGCCGTTTTCAGGATGGGTCCAGCGAACGTGAGCGTAGGGATAGCCGAACACTGCTTCGCGTCCCAGGACAAAAACCCGAGCGTCGGTTGCCTTGGCAATCCCGATCGAAGTTTCCAGCCGGCTTTCGTTGTCGGCGCTGTTGCCACTTTCGTCGGTCACCACAATTAAGGCGATCTTTCGATCGGCGATCTTCGCGTAACGGCGATGTCTTGTGAGGACCTCGGCGACAGCCGAACTGAACATCTCCTCGCCAGAAGGATCGACCGGAACGGCCGCGATGGCCTGATCGACTTCGGCCGGGTCGTTTGTGGGTGCCTTGGTATGCATCAGAAAGCCCTGCCCGAAACTAGCGACCGCCGTGGTCAACGCGTCACCGCGGGCATGTTCGCTGAGGCCGACTTCGGCGTAGATACGATGAATGCGACGACGGATATCTTCCTGGTCGTCCTTCATGCTTTCCGACTGATCGAACAGCCAGATCACCAGCACCTTGTTGTGCGAGAGCATCCAGATCAGTTCCTGCGAGATCTGATCCATCGCTTCCTGATAATCACCAACGACCGCTTGGACCGAGCCAACAGTCCCTAGCGGCATGTCTTCGATCAGCGAGTCGGTGTCTTTCGTCAGCAGGGCGTCCGCTTCCAGCGAAACGAGCGGAGCGTTGTCGAACTCCGTCGGCGGCATCTCGAGCTGCGGCGCGGTGAGCGAAGCCTCGACCATTCCCTGGAGCCCTTGCTCGGTGGTGGTCAGATTGGCGATCGTCATTTCCTCGGCGATCTTTTCTGACTCGTCGAGTTCAATTTCGAGCGGCTTGATATGCTCT encodes:
- a CDS encoding NIPSNAP family protein, which codes for MRFRLPLLGLSCLFLFAMSVTAVSAEDQLFELRTYVTNEGKLENLHTRFRDHTVGLFAKHGMKNLIYWVPVDGEGADNTLVYIISHEDKEAAQASWKGFREDAEWQKVAAESEKDGKILSARPDAVYMTATDFSPQNFESAEEPRLFELRKYTTAEGRLPALLQRFRDGELKLFEKQGMTNIAYFVPVDMPNTLIYVVAHKDADAMKKSWDGFRADEEWQQLWEKSTKDGKIVIKVESQVLRPVDYSPTK
- a CDS encoding TIGR01212 family radical SAM protein (This family includes YhcC from E. coli K-12, an uncharacterized radical SAM protein.), with translation MSATVDNGWREAGLRYYAYSWYLRQRFGERIQKVSLDAKFTCPNVDGTVAKGGCTFCDNRSFSPSRREPIRDVTDQLENGMMRLKRRYKVERFIAYFQPATNTYAAVDRLRPLYDQAIDHDKVVGLSIGTRPDCVGPDVMDLLEEFAGRTYLTVEYGMQTIHDRSLDWMNRGHHHDATVDAIERSRGRGFEICLHVILGLPGETHEDMMATAAEVARLNIDAVKIHNLYCVKNTKMADQVASGEVMLMERQDYINTLVDFLERIPANVLVERTIGDAPPDYFVGPSWCLDKSAVLRAIDDELVCRDTWQGKFCPTA
- a CDS encoding FHA domain-containing protein; translated protein: MSQKFGELVPVGGGDPIPLLKKTLLVGRRETNDVVLRFANVSSNHCQLYVKQGYWFVEDQNSRNGTKVNGKRVTDTDKRIDPGKIIAIAKHEYELHYDPIELGATGPPPSETDMTEEILGKSLLERAGIGNARRRSE
- a CDS encoding Dabb family protein gives rise to the protein MENLTQIAHNVYFTLKDKSPEAQQKLVEACHKYLSGHPGCVFFAAGVLTEELDRPVNDRAFQVALHVVFDSLESQNAYQVAERHVQFIEENKESWESVRVFDSTVAS
- a CDS encoding DNA alkylation repair protein translates to MVDLEQLRSRKGAVRRSEIPSNVVTALNRGELETVNLVEFLIVDHIKLFRAVRSSLNLDDRAAKQVAATLKRLADEGVMQRLVQTGIAFHEALPDVDQREVVYQQLAGHTSDTLRNWAAYMDAADAGMTFSQRLKRVRPFALDPNMGVREIAWMCVRLPAAKEIVTQIEKLVPWAKQKHHYARRFAIELSRPCGVWTKHITELKQRPEVAETLLETCCTDESKYVQDSVANWLNDASKTRPDFVQSICDRWLAEYDSPHTQRIAHRALRTLRKKSGGK
- a CDS encoding leucine-rich repeat domain-containing protein, whose protein sequence is MTRLWTLGLVLLALPLFVGCPSSTPTDSPEGKGGNASAAKPEADDAEAVAALEKLGGELTKDANGNVIRADLSKVLIEDDKVFEPVSKLKQLQVVKFYGAEVTDQVTEYLKGLTELRDVSFENTVITDTGIENLKASKNLGAFGLRRTNISNKSMATIATFPKTRYLDIRYCNIDDEGMKSVGKMKNMEVLRTEGTLISDEGLSYIADLTKMRFLNLRDKKITDKGMSYLTGMKNLETLELNEVPCTDEGLAHIKDCTKLKKLHLFRTKVSDDGLQYLSGMTEMVDLKLRQSAKIRGLKMDALKNMKKLKDLDVSETSFVDEGVATVSTFESLESLNLWNTFITDAGLEPIKNLKNLKELDLQNCALSDEGVKYLEGMTSLQILSLKENSSISDESIPVLLTLTNLKKLTLNFTQIYEDGVEKLKEANPKLDVTF
- a CDS encoding FAD binding domain-containing protein, encoding MQSFTYHAPRTIPEAVALLTESDGKSVLLAGGTDILVQLRENLRHADHVIDIKQIQDLTRLDGNAKQGMYLGSAVTCSQLLRSKITQPYAALRDSAQIIGGWQIQSRATIGGNLCNSSPAADSIPSLMVHRAVAEVINEDGHQNIPVSHFCTGPGKNALAGNGLLLGLAIPEVGTISGSAYQRFIPRYEMDIAVASAASYVELLEDGTVATATIALGAVGPTPFLASDAADMLVGETPEEALIEKVAQEAANIATPITDMRGTIEFRKHLASVLVKRTLQTAIRRATGEVVVSHPHV
- a CDS encoding (2Fe-2S)-binding protein translates to MPGNTPAKVAVSTTINGQSHEFLCQPRQSLLEVLRDTLQLTGAKEGCNNGNCGACTVLMDGEPVNSCLVLAVEVEGKQLTTVEGLANKGVLHPLQQCFLEGAALQCGICTPGFLVAAKALLDKKPNPTEEEIRFSLAGNLCRCTGYDKIVRAVQAAADQLQAAEAPLPSSANQQQAQQQQ